The Parus major isolate Abel chromosome Z, Parus_major1.1, whole genome shotgun sequence genome has a window encoding:
- the PRKAA1 gene encoding 5'-AMP-activated protein kinase catalytic subunit alpha-1 isoform X3 — protein sequence MVVHRDLKPENVLLDAHMNAKIADFGLSNMMSDGEFLRTSCGSPNYAAPEVISGRLYAGPEVDIWSSGVILYALLCGTLPFDDDHVPTLFKKICDGIFYTPQYLNPSVISLLKHMLQVDPMKRATIRDIREHEWFKQDLPKYLFPEDPSYSSTMIDDEALKEVCEKFECTEEEVLSCLYSRNHQDPLAVAYHLIIDNRRIMNEAKDFYLATSPPDSFLDDHHLSRPHPERVPFLVAEAPRPRHTLDELNPQKSKHQGVRRAKWHLGIRSQSRPNDIMAEVCRAIKQLDYEWKVVNPYYLRVRRKNPVTSAYSKMSLQLYQVDSRTYLLDFRSIDDEITEAKSGTATPQRSGSVSNYRSCQKDSDADAQGKSADTSLTSSVNSSLDSSTADVTTRPGSHTIEFFEMCANLIKILAQ from the exons GTCTATCAAATATGATGTCAGATGGAGAATTTTTAAGAACGAGCTGTGGTTCCCCTAACTATGCTGCACCAGAAGTAATTTCTGGAAG GTTATATGCAGGTCCAGAAGTAGATATTTGGAGCAGTGGGGTTATTCTCTATGCTTTGTTATGCGGAACGCTTCCATTTGATGATGATCATGTGCCAACCCTTTTTAAGAAGATATGTGACGGTATCTTTTATACCCCTCAGTACCTGAATCCATCTGTAATTAGTCTTTTGAAGCACATGCTGCAAGTGGATCCAATGAAGAGAGCAACAATCAGAGACATTAG gGAACATGAATGGTTTAAGCAGGATCTTCCAAAATACTTGTTTCCTGAAGATCCATCATATAGCTCTACGATGATTGATGATGAAGCCCTAAAAGAAGTGTGTGAGAAATTTGAATGCACTGAAGAGGAAGTGCTAAGTTGCCTGTACAGCCGAAATCATCAGGACCCTCTAGCTGTTGCTTATCACCTTATTATAGATAACAGAAGAATAATGAATGAGGCCAAAGACTTCTACTTGGCGACAAGTCCTCCAGATTCTTTTCTGGATGATCACCACCTGTCTCGCCCTCACCCTGAACGAGTGCCATTTTTAGTAGCAGAGGCACCACGTCCTCGCCATACCCTTGATGAGCTGAATCCACAGAAGTCAAAACACCAGGGTGTAAGACGGGCTAAATGGCACTTGGGAATACGGAGTCAGAGTCGACCAAATGATATCATGGCTGAAGTTTGTCGAGCAATTAAACAACTGGATTATGAATGGAAG GTTGTAAATCCATATTATCTGCGTGTTCGGAGGAAGAATCCAGTAACAAGTGCATATTCCAAAATGAGTCTCCAATTGTATCAGGTGGACAGCAGAACATACTTACTGGACTTCCGTAGTATTGATG ATGAAATTACTGAAGCAAAGTCTGGGACTGCAACTCCACAGAGATCAGGTTCTGTGAGCAACTATAGGTCTTGTCAAAAAGATTCAGATGCTGATGCTCAAGGAAAATCTGCAGATACATCCCTTACCTCATCAGTGAACTCTTCGCTTGACTCTTCCACAGCTGATGTAACTACAAGACCAGGGAGTCACACAATAGAGTTTTTTGAGATGTGTGCAAATCTTATTAAAATACTTGCACAGTAA